Part of the Pseudodesulfovibrio mercurii genome is shown below.
TGATTGTGGCAGACATAAAAATCCGTTTGTTGGTCGAATTATGTTACTCATACTAAATTCGTAACACAAGTCAAGTAAGAATACGGATTACTTGCTCTTCAAATCATGGGGCTGCGGGGCGCAACGGGGGAGGCGGCGCACGGGACGTCGGGTGGGGGACCGGACCGGGAACGCGCGGAGGCGGCCTGGACCGGAGAGGGAACCGGAGCGGGCGCGGTTACTCCGACCGGCTGCGCCAGCGCCGGGCCAGGGCCACGCCCGAGACGTTGTGCCACAGGCTGAAGAGCGCGCCCGGCAGGGCCGTGGCCGCGCCGAAGTGCTTCACGGCCAGGGCCACGCCCAGGCCGGAGTTCTGCATGCCCACCTCGATGGCCAGGGTCCGCGCGTCCCGCCTGTTGCAACGGGCCAGGCGGGCCAGGCCGTACCCGGCGGCCAGCCCCATGGTGTTATGCAGGACCACGGCCAGCAGGGCCAGGAACGGCAGGCCGAGCAGGGTCGCCTGGTTCAGGCCGATGATGCAGGCGATGAGCAGGGCGATGACGATGATGGACAGGGACGGGAACCAGCGCAGGAACGGTTCCAGGCGGCGGCGGAAGAGGCGGCGCAGGATCAGGCCGTCGATGAGCGGAAAGACCACGATCCAGAACACGGACGTGACCATGGACCAGAAGTCGATCTCCACCTGCCGCTCCAGGAACAGGTAGATGATGGCCGGGGTGAGGATGGGGGCGACGCAGGTGGAGGCCAGGGTCATGGTCACGGACAGGGGCACGTTGGCCCTGGCCAGATAGGCGATGACGTTGGAGGCCGTGCCGCCGGGACAGGCGCCGACCACGATCATGCCCACGGCGATGTCCGACGGCAGGCCCAGGGCGTAGGAGATGGCCACGGCCAGGACCGGCATGATGACGTATTGGAGGACCATGCCCAGTCCCACCAGGGGCCACTTGCGCAGGATCTCGGCGAAATCCCCGAATTCCAGGGTCAGCCCCATGCCGAACATGATGACGCCCAACCCCAGGGGAATGTGCGGCTTCACCCAGATGAAGGCCGGGGGCCAGGCCAGGGCCACCCCGGACATGACCACGGCGATAAGCAGGAAATTTCGCTCGATGAAAAGGGGGACGGCGTCGATTTTCATGCCCGTGGGTTGGCCCAAATACGACTTCTTGTCAATGTCCGGGCAAAAAAACAGGGTTCATCGGCCGTTTTCCCAGAAAATCGACGTTCGGCGTCGCCGTCATGGGGCCGCCGGACCGGGCGCGGTCCGCATGGCCGCCCGCACCCGAACCGGGACGGGATTCCGCCTTGCCGGGGAGCATCGCGGGATGGTACAAGGGAAGTGTTGACGAACGGTCGGGAACGCTGTAGGAAAACCCTTCCCGTACAGAGGGAAGCCGGACGGCGGTCGCGTCGAGAATTCCGTCAGGTCCGAGAGGAAGCAGCGGTATCGGTTGCTGCCGGGTGTCCGGTTTCCACTCAAAGGCGCGTTCAGCCATGAACGCGCCTTTTTCTTACCCCGGTCAGCCCTGCCCGTCCGTCGGCTCCCGCCCGAGCGCGGCCGTCAGTTCCTCCATGGCGGCCAGCCCCTTCTTGAAGTCGTACTCGGCGATGAACTTGAGCAGTTGCCCGACCTCGGCCCGCATCTCCACGGGCCAGACCATTTCCTTGAGGGCCTGGCTCCGCTCCCGGCACTCCACCGGAGCGCCCTGGGAGAGCGGTGAACGCAGGGCCTCCAGGGCGGCCAATCGCTCCGCCACCGGAGCGACCTCCCCTTCGGCGGGAAAATCCGATTCCTTGGCCTGTGACCGCTTGAGCACGCCGAGGCTTTGGATGACCACGTCCAGCCGGTCGGCAAAGGCGGCCAACGGCCCGGCCGGGTCCCCGTCTCCCTGATCCAAAGCCTTTTCCAGCTCCCCGGCGGCCTCGAACAACTCCATGGCCCCGAGCATGCCCGAGGTGCCCTTGACCGAATGGGCCAGGGCCACGGCCTCCTGGCGGTCCTTCGCGGCCAGGAACTCCCGGATGCGGTCGGCGGCGTCCGCGTACTTCTCGTCCAGGAGCAGGAGCAGCGTCCGATAGAGCTTCTCGTTGCCCCGGGCGCGCCGCAGGCCGAGCTGCACGTCGATGCCGTCCATCATGGCCGGCAGGGCCTCGTCGTTCACCACGGGGTGCCCGGAGGCGGCCCCGGTCCGGACCGGAGCGCGCCGGCCCCCGGCCGCCCCGCTCAGCCACCGGTTCAGGACGGCGAAAAGGTCGTCCGGGTCGAAGGGCTTGGCGATGTGGTCGTTCATGCCCACTTCCTTGCTCTTCTCGATGTCCGCGAGCATGGCATGGGCGGTCATGGCGATGATCGGCAGGTCCTTGAAGCGGGCCTGGTCGCGAATGCGCCGGGTGGCCTCGTGCCCGTCCATGACCGGCATCTGGATGTCCATGAGGACCAGGTCCACATCGTTCCCCTTCAAAAATTCCAGGGCCTTTTCGCCGTTGTAGGCCTCGAAGACCTCCATCCCGACGGAGGCCAGGATCTCCTGGGCCACCTGGCGATTGATCTCGTTGTCCTCCACCAGCAGGATCCGCTTGCCCGACAACCGCTCAAGCTCCTTTTCGGGCCGCATGGATTCGTTCAGGGTGACCATGCCCTTGCCCAGGGTCTCGACCACCAGGTTGAACAGAAAGGACTGATTCACCGGCTTGAACAGCAGCCCCCGGAAGCCCAGTTCGTTGGTCCGCTTGACCAGGGAGGCGTTGCCGTAGGCCGAGACCATGAACATGGGCGGCTTGACCGCGATGGCCTCGTCCTTGAGTATCCGCTCGGCGGTCTCCAGACCGTCCATTTCCGGCATGCGCCAGTCCACCACCAGCAACCTGAAGGCGTCCGCCCCCCGACGGCCGTGCAGGGCGTCGATGGCCTCGGCCCCGGACTTGACCGTGGTCACGGACAGCCCCATGTATTCGAGCATGCCCTTGAGGATGATCCGCGAGGTGGGGTTGTCATCCACCACCAGGGCGGGCATGCCCTGGAGTTCCTGGGGCAGGGTCGCGCTCTCGACCTCATCTCGGTAGATGGGGAAGGTGACCTCGAACCAGAAGAGGCTGCCCTTGCCGAATTCGCTCTCGGCCCCGATCTCGCCGCCCATGAGGTCCACCAGCTGCTTGCACAGGCTCAGACCCAGGCCGGTGCCGCCGTACTTCCTGGTGGTGGAGGCGTCCGCCTGGGTGAAGGGCTGGAAGAGTTCCTGGATCTTTCCGGGCTTGATGCCGATGCCGTCGTCCTTGACGGTGAAGCGCAGCCTGGCCTTGTCCGCGTCCTTCTCCAGGGTGGAGATGCCCACCACCACGGACCCCTCATCGGTGAACTTGACGGCGTTGTTGCACAGATTGATGAGAATCTGGGCCATCCGCATGGGGTCGCCCTGGATGGCGGGCGGCACGTCCTTGCCCACGCTGATGAGAAATTCGAGCTTCTTTTCGTTGGCCCTGGGCGAGACGATGGTGGTCAGCTGTTCCAGGACCTGCTCCAGCTTGAAGCCCACTGACTCCACGGTGAGCATGCCCGCCTCGATCTTGGACAGGTCGAGCACGTCGTTGATGATGCCGAGCAGG
Proteins encoded:
- a CDS encoding bile acid:sodium symporter family protein, with the protein product MKIDAVPLFIERNFLLIAVVMSGVALAWPPAFIWVKPHIPLGLGVIMFGMGLTLEFGDFAEILRKWPLVGLGMVLQYVIMPVLAVAISYALGLPSDIAVGMIVVGACPGGTASNVIAYLARANVPLSVTMTLASTCVAPILTPAIIYLFLERQVEIDFWSMVTSVFWIVVFPLIDGLILRRLFRRRLEPFLRWFPSLSIIVIALLIACIIGLNQATLLGLPFLALLAVVLHNTMGLAAGYGLARLARCNRRDARTLAIEVGMQNSGLGVALAVKHFGAATALPGALFSLWHNVSGVALARRWRSRSE
- a CDS encoding hybrid sensor histidine kinase/response regulator: MLHRIGRKRSLVQHLTTSLIVVVVLSTFAISSITFILLFQKSEAQFQQRADEALTHLANSLESYLWHMEEESVVNLCNTFANIDIVVFIEVRDHRGNDIYRYGEITPGETILKEKRISYDNIEVGTVRLGLTPAIFREKVYETTWISLLSLLSVVIVLGLSTRFILNRGLRMPLGQLISRIDGLSAGEYTEYVDEKEGFQEVQLILSKFNEMAEQVRLRETELRESEEKYRRLFETSIEGIVMIDVTEHIFEVNRIFADMLGYSEEELVGKFVPDLIHGEDQKNHEKEIALRRAGHASQYERRLARKDGSEVWTMISASPQFDARGEFNGVFAMITDITPLRIAQANLKTAYDELEKRVVERTDELNKTNRLLTSEIHIRKQTEKEIIKAKEAAEKATLAKSEFLANMSHEIRTPMNAIIGMTHLIKMTELSATQRDYLNKIDISAKSLLGIINDVLDLSKIEAGMLTVESVGFKLEQVLEQLTTIVSPRANEKKLEFLISVGKDVPPAIQGDPMRMAQILINLCNNAVKFTDEGSVVVGISTLEKDADKARLRFTVKDDGIGIKPGKIQELFQPFTQADASTTRKYGGTGLGLSLCKQLVDLMGGEIGAESEFGKGSLFWFEVTFPIYRDEVESATLPQELQGMPALVVDDNPTSRIILKGMLEYMGLSVTTVKSGAEAIDALHGRRGADAFRLLVVDWRMPEMDGLETAERILKDEAIAVKPPMFMVSAYGNASLVKRTNELGFRGLLFKPVNQSFLFNLVVETLGKGMVTLNESMRPEKELERLSGKRILLVEDNEINRQVAQEILASVGMEVFEAYNGEKALEFLKGNDVDLVLMDIQMPVMDGHEATRRIRDQARFKDLPIIAMTAHAMLADIEKSKEVGMNDHIAKPFDPDDLFAVLNRWLSGAAGGRRAPVRTGAASGHPVVNDEALPAMMDGIDVQLGLRRARGNEKLYRTLLLLLDEKYADAADRIREFLAAKDRQEAVALAHSVKGTSGMLGAMELFEAAGELEKALDQGDGDPAGPLAAFADRLDVVIQSLGVLKRSQAKESDFPAEGEVAPVAERLAALEALRSPLSQGAPVECRERSQALKEMVWPVEMRAEVGQLLKFIAEYDFKKGLAAMEELTAALGREPTDGQG